A stretch of the Desulforamulus ferrireducens genome encodes the following:
- the mobB gene encoding molybdopterin-guanine dinucleotide biosynthesis protein B encodes MKSRPRHKLPPVVSLVGCSNSGKTTLIEKLIHILNQRGYRIGTVKHHRGVFQFDLEGKDTWRHAQAGAEMVAMATPDGIGLVKKLTGEISLEQVLSLMSDMDIVIVEGFKTGSQPKIELVRSAISQQPVCSQEELLALVSDLPLDYGVPLYDINNIEGVADLIEERFLQPSKQNVHKELSHEQKKRYHRNIQLPGVGEAGQLKLLQSSVLVVGTGGLGSPVAFYLGAAGIGRLGLIDADTVDYSNLQRQILHSTSDLGRPKVESAREKLLALNPEIEVITYPYRFNEENAAELVKNYDIVVDATDNLATRYIINQACVAEGKPFIYGGVLSMVGQCMTILPGKGPCFRCIFRENPGDKAIKTTSDVGILGSVAGIIGTIQATEVVKYLLGQGELLVGRMLTMDAFSMNFMDVEVKRDKDCPACGKL; translated from the coding sequence TTGAAATCCAGGCCTAGGCACAAGCTACCCCCTGTGGTCTCCCTGGTGGGCTGTTCCAATTCAGGTAAAACAACCTTGATCGAAAAACTAATTCACATCCTGAACCAAAGAGGTTATCGCATAGGTACTGTCAAGCATCACCGGGGAGTTTTTCAGTTTGATCTGGAGGGTAAGGATACCTGGCGACATGCCCAGGCCGGCGCCGAGATGGTAGCCATGGCCACACCTGATGGTATTGGGTTGGTAAAAAAGTTGACTGGGGAAATCTCCCTGGAACAAGTGCTCTCCCTAATGTCAGATATGGATATTGTTATCGTGGAGGGATTTAAAACCGGTTCTCAACCTAAGATTGAACTGGTACGCTCGGCCATCTCGCAGCAACCGGTTTGTTCTCAGGAGGAACTGCTGGCCCTGGTTAGTGATTTGCCCCTGGATTATGGGGTACCCCTTTATGATATCAATAACATAGAGGGGGTAGCAGATCTCATCGAGGAGCGCTTTCTGCAACCATCCAAGCAGAATGTCCATAAAGAATTGTCCCATGAACAGAAAAAACGCTACCACCGCAACATTCAATTACCAGGGGTGGGGGAAGCAGGTCAGCTTAAATTACTGCAATCCTCTGTCTTGGTGGTGGGGACAGGTGGCCTTGGTTCGCCGGTAGCTTTTTATCTTGGGGCAGCGGGCATTGGCCGCTTAGGATTAATTGATGCTGATACAGTGGATTACTCCAATTTGCAGCGTCAAATTCTGCATAGCACGTCGGATTTAGGTCGGCCCAAGGTGGAGTCGGCCAGGGAAAAATTACTGGCACTCAACCCGGAGATTGAGGTAATTACTTACCCCTATCGGTTTAATGAAGAAAATGCTGCGGAACTGGTAAAAAACTATGACATTGTGGTGGATGCCACCGACAATCTGGCCACCCGTTATATTATTAACCAAGCCTGTGTGGCTGAAGGCAAGCCTTTTATTTATGGCGGGGTACTTTCCATGGTGGGGCAGTGTATGACCATTCTGCCAGGCAAAGGACCTTGCTTCCGCTGTATATTTCGGGAAAATCCCGGGGATAAGGCCATCAAGACCACTTCTGATGTGGGTATTCTTGGTTCGGTGGCGGGTATTATTGGCACTATCCAAGCAACAGAGGTAGTAAAATACCTGCTGGGTCAAGGGGAACTGCTGGTAGGTCGCATGTTAACCATGGATGCTTTCAGCATGAATTTTATGGATGTGGAAGTAAAACGAGATAAAGATTGCCCGGCATGTGGCAAACTATAA
- a CDS encoding MOSC domain-containing protein: MGKIVAVCTSPKKGMRKKNVGEGLLVENHGIQGDAHVGDWHRQVSLLALESIEKMQKMGLDVKPGDFAENLTTEGIDLVSLPIGTKLKIGEQALGEVTQIGKECHTRCAIYYQAGDCVMPKEGIFIRVLAGGKVKVGDTIEIQA, encoded by the coding sequence ATGGGAAAAATAGTAGCAGTTTGCACCAGTCCGAAGAAAGGTATGAGAAAGAAAAACGTCGGCGAGGGTTTGCTGGTGGAAAATCACGGCATCCAGGGAGATGCCCATGTGGGTGATTGGCATCGCCAAGTAAGCCTTTTGGCGCTGGAAAGCATTGAAAAAATGCAAAAAATGGGTCTGGATGTTAAACCAGGGGACTTTGCGGAAAATCTTACCACCGAAGGAATAGATTTGGTTTCTCTGCCCATTGGTACAAAGTTGAAAATAGGTGAGCAGGCCCTGGGAGAAGTAACCCAAATTGGCAAGGAATGTCATACCCGCTGCGCCATCTATTATCAAGCAGGTGATTGTGTGATGCCCAAGGAAGGTATATTTATCAGGGTGTTGGCAGGCGGCAAGGTAAAGGTAGGGGACACTATTGAAATCCAGGCCTAG
- the moaC gene encoding cyclic pyranopterin monophosphate synthase MoaC encodes MSQLTHFDAQGNARMVDITEKKETHRVAEVRGEVKMSPETLELIRQGGMAKGDVLGVARVAGIMAAKSTPNLIPMAHPIMITGVTLDFKLLPPDVVEIQGIVKTDGKTGVEMEALTAVSVAALTIYDMCKAVDKSMVIQNIRLVHKSGGKSGDFVREGEKSWEK; translated from the coding sequence TTGTCCCAGTTAACACACTTCGATGCCCAGGGCAATGCCCGCATGGTGGATATAACAGAAAAGAAAGAAACACATCGCGTGGCCGAGGTACGGGGAGAGGTTAAAATGTCCCCGGAGACCTTAGAATTAATCAGGCAGGGCGGCATGGCCAAGGGCGATGTGCTGGGGGTGGCCAGGGTAGCTGGCATTATGGCAGCCAAAAGTACACCTAATCTAATCCCCATGGCTCATCCCATTATGATTACCGGCGTAACCCTTGATTTTAAGCTGCTCCCGCCGGATGTAGTAGAAATACAAGGGATTGTCAAAACCGATGGTAAAACCGGTGTGGAAATGGAAGCTCTTACTGCCGTTAGTGTTGCAGCACTGACCATATATGATATGTGTAAGGCTGTGGACAAGTCCATGGTGATTCAAAATATCCGTTTAGTCCATAAGAGCGGCGGCAAAAGCGGCGACTTTGTACGGGAAGGAGAAAAATCATGGGAAAAATAG
- the moaA gene encoding GTP 3',8-cyclase MoaA: MLDNFQRKINYLRVSVTDRCNFRCVYCMPPEGVKFTPHQEILSLEEISRVVDAASDIGITKVRITGGEPLVRKNILDLFRYISANPCIDDISLTTNGVLFADMAEDLKKSGLNRVNFSLDSLNPETFREVTRVGNFPDVWRGINKALELNLHPVKLNVVAVRGVNDQEFGDFARLSRELPLHIRFIELMPIGECNPWAVGNFIKAEEILQRLQEEFGPLETKIKITGSGPAQYYRLPGAKGTIGVITAMSNHFCHSCNRLRLTANGQLRPCLYGKQEFDLKTALRSGAGRQELADLIAKAIRYKPSQHHMEEGWTDRRVMSQIGG, encoded by the coding sequence ATGCTAGACAACTTTCAAAGAAAGATTAATTACCTGAGAGTTTCGGTAACAGATCGTTGTAACTTTCGCTGCGTGTACTGTATGCCTCCAGAAGGGGTAAAATTTACCCCGCACCAGGAAATACTAAGCTTGGAAGAAATTAGCCGTGTGGTGGATGCTGCTTCGGATATTGGCATTACCAAGGTGCGTATTACAGGTGGCGAACCCTTGGTAAGAAAGAATATTTTAGATTTGTTTCGCTACATTTCAGCCAATCCGTGCATTGATGATATTTCCCTAACCACCAACGGTGTTTTGTTTGCTGATATGGCTGAAGATTTAAAAAAGTCAGGCTTAAATAGGGTCAATTTTAGCTTGGACAGCCTAAATCCGGAAACTTTTCGTGAGGTTACGCGGGTGGGTAACTTCCCTGATGTGTGGCGGGGTATTAACAAAGCCCTGGAGCTTAATCTGCACCCAGTTAAACTTAATGTGGTGGCGGTACGGGGAGTTAACGATCAGGAATTTGGTGACTTTGCCCGTTTAAGCAGGGAATTGCCCCTGCATATTCGTTTTATCGAGTTAATGCCCATTGGCGAATGTAACCCCTGGGCTGTGGGCAATTTTATAAAAGCAGAGGAAATTTTGCAGCGCTTGCAGGAGGAATTTGGCCCCCTGGAGACAAAAATTAAGATTACCGGCAGTGGACCGGCGCAATATTATCGACTGCCCGGTGCCAAGGGAACCATTGGTGTGATTACCGCCATGAGCAATCATTTTTGCCATAGCTGTAACCGTTTACGCTTGACAGCCAATGGACAACTGCGACCCTGTCTCTATGGCAAGCAGGAATTTGATTTAAAGACAGCACTAAGGTCCGGAGCCGGCAGGCAGGAACTAGCTGATTTAATAGCTAAAGCAATACGCTATAAGCCAAGCCAACACCATATGGAAGAGGGTTGGACAGACCGCAGGGTGATGAGCCAGATAGGAGGATAA
- a CDS encoding energy-coupling factor ABC transporter ATP-binding protein, giving the protein MSILVAEDIKFIKNGRTILDIEHFALEEGEVTALIGVNGAGKTSLMQILALLQQPTSGRVIFQGEVANKKNLRQLRQRMAFVFQQPLLLDMTVRQNIAMGLRLRKIPKQEIEERVNLWLEKLGITHLADGPVRFLSGGEAQRVSIARALALQPEVLFLDEPFTGLDSPTRGQLLLDIARLLHGTKIATLFVTHDYAEIPHLAHRLSVLDQGRIIQTGKPEEVNKNPKNQAVVRLLQWIPLSNIS; this is encoded by the coding sequence TTGTCAATTTTAGTGGCAGAGGATATTAAGTTTATTAAAAATGGCAGAACCATTCTGGATATAGAACATTTTGCCTTGGAAGAAGGAGAAGTAACCGCCTTGATCGGCGTAAACGGGGCAGGGAAAACTTCCTTAATGCAAATACTGGCCCTATTACAACAGCCCACCTCCGGTAGAGTAATCTTTCAAGGGGAAGTGGCAAACAAAAAAAATCTCAGACAACTAAGGCAGAGGATGGCTTTTGTCTTTCAGCAACCCCTGCTGTTGGACATGACCGTGCGGCAGAATATTGCCATGGGCCTGCGGTTGAGAAAAATACCCAAACAAGAGATAGAGGAACGGGTCAACCTGTGGCTTGAGAAATTAGGTATTACACATCTGGCCGATGGGCCAGTTCGTTTTCTTTCCGGAGGGGAGGCACAAAGGGTGAGCATTGCCCGGGCTTTAGCTTTACAGCCGGAAGTTTTGTTTTTGGATGAACCCTTTACAGGGTTAGACAGTCCCACCCGCGGACAGCTACTACTGGATATTGCCAGGCTACTGCATGGCACAAAAATTGCTACATTATTTGTTACCCATGACTACGCGGAAATACCCCATCTGGCCCATCGCTTATCGGTTTTAGATCAAGGCAGAATTATTCAAACCGGGAAGCCGGAGGAAGTTAATAAAAATCCGAAAAACCAGGCAGTGGTGCGCCTCTTGCAATGGATACCTTTGAGTAACATTTCTTAA
- a CDS encoding ABC transporter permease — protein MEVFWQGLLIAIDLLLAGDKEIIEIALLTLKVSGSATLIAVLIGVPVGFFLALTSFPGRNLVVSIVNFGMGLPPVVVGLVVWILLSRYGPLGMLGLLYTPTAMIIAQGIIASPIVTGFTLAAFQQLHPKLKLQILSLGASRWQLMWLMAREARLGLLAAVMAGFGGAVSEVGASMMVGGNLVGYTRALTTATVLAVNKGQQELGMALSLILLFLAFTVTAVLTIAQQRGRCP, from the coding sequence GTGGAAGTTTTTTGGCAAGGGTTATTAATCGCAATCGATCTTCTTTTAGCAGGAGACAAAGAAATTATTGAAATTGCTTTATTAACCTTAAAGGTTTCCGGTAGTGCCACTCTCATTGCTGTTTTAATAGGTGTACCGGTGGGCTTTTTCCTGGCCCTGACTTCCTTTCCCGGGCGAAACTTAGTGGTGAGTATCGTCAACTTTGGTATGGGTTTGCCACCTGTGGTAGTAGGTTTGGTAGTGTGGATCCTGCTCAGCCGTTACGGCCCTTTAGGTATGCTTGGATTGCTTTACACACCCACAGCTATGATTATTGCCCAGGGGATTATCGCCAGTCCCATTGTGACGGGTTTTACCCTGGCTGCCTTTCAACAGTTGCATCCGAAATTAAAATTGCAAATACTATCCCTGGGGGCTTCCAGATGGCAATTAATGTGGTTAATGGCCAGGGAAGCACGGTTAGGTCTGTTGGCGGCGGTCATGGCTGGTTTTGGTGGGGCGGTTTCCGAGGTCGGAGCCTCGATGATGGTGGGCGGCAATTTAGTTGGTTACACCAGGGCACTGACCACAGCCACAGTACTGGCAGTGAACAAAGGACAACAAGAATTAGGTATGGCCTTAAGCCTAATTCTGTTATTCTTAGCCTTTACGGTAACAGCAGTTTTAACTATAGCCCAACAACGGGGGAGGTGTCCGTAG
- a CDS encoding MoaD/ThiS family protein has translation MLIELRVYTGLERYTGTRYGELIKLELAEGVTIRDILAQYKIPEQEVFSSLVNGLHKSLDTVLQDGDRVALFPPVGGG, from the coding sequence ATGTTGATTGAATTAAGGGTATATACAGGCCTGGAAAGATACACAGGTACCCGTTATGGGGAACTGATTAAGCTGGAGTTGGCTGAAGGTGTAACCATTCGGGATATACTGGCACAATACAAGATTCCCGAGCAGGAAGTCTTTAGCTCTCTGGTAAACGGACTGCATAAATCCTTAGACACCGTTTTACAGGACGGTGACCGGGTTGCCCTATTTCCGCCTGTTGGTGGCGGTTAA
- a CDS encoding aldehyde ferredoxin oxidoreductase family protein — MPKFLRIDMTNLQLKWEECPEKYLALGGRALTSQFVLDEVPATCHPLGEYNKLIIAPGLLSGTNAPSSGRLSVGAKSPLTGGIKESNAGGICSQKIANLDIKAIVVEGQPKEKGFWMVKISPEGAEILPANDLAGKGTYEVTDILRQRYGSKVGVITIGPAGEMLLAGAGVTNNDSDGNSSRYAGRGGLGAVMGSKGLKAIVVDAPKTFDVPVKDKERFSAAAKKFAKILTSHPVCGEGLPAFGTNVLMNIINEAGTLPVRNFSNNGRFDLANNVGGETLAEVAKARGGKATHACHPGCVMRCSNVYPMPDGKVCSPIEYETAWCFGPNLEISDLDVVAKLNYLCNDIGLDTIEMGVALGVLMEAGVIPFGDAEAAIKALEEVGQGTPAGRILGNGAVFVGKAYGVTRVPAVKGQGIPAYDPRSCKGNGVTYATTPMGGDHTAGYAVTANILKVGGFVDPTKAEGQVDLSRNLQIATAAVDSTGLCLFVAFAVLDNPEGLPTVVEMLNAQYGLNLTVDDVTKLGQSVLKNEREFNAKAGFTSADDRLPEFFYSEKLAPHNTVFDISDEELDSVFNF, encoded by the coding sequence ATGCCTAAATTTTTAAGAATCGACATGACCAACCTGCAGCTAAAATGGGAAGAATGTCCCGAAAAGTATTTAGCTCTCGGTGGGCGGGCGCTAACTTCACAATTTGTCTTAGATGAAGTTCCCGCTACCTGCCATCCCCTGGGCGAGTACAACAAACTAATTATTGCCCCGGGTTTACTATCCGGTACTAACGCTCCTTCCTCTGGCCGTTTGTCAGTAGGTGCCAAGAGCCCCCTGACCGGTGGTATTAAGGAGTCCAATGCCGGCGGAATCTGTTCCCAAAAGATTGCTAACCTGGACATCAAAGCCATTGTTGTGGAAGGTCAGCCCAAGGAAAAAGGCTTCTGGATGGTTAAAATCTCCCCCGAAGGTGCTGAAATCTTGCCCGCCAACGATTTGGCCGGTAAGGGTACCTACGAAGTAACTGACATTCTCCGTCAACGCTATGGCAGCAAGGTGGGGGTTATTACCATTGGTCCTGCCGGTGAAATGTTACTGGCCGGTGCCGGTGTAACCAATAACGACAGCGATGGTAACTCCAGCCGCTATGCAGGTCGTGGTGGTTTAGGTGCTGTTATGGGTTCCAAAGGGCTGAAGGCTATTGTGGTGGATGCACCGAAAACCTTTGATGTGCCTGTTAAGGACAAGGAACGCTTCTCTGCCGCAGCCAAGAAATTTGCTAAAATCCTAACCAGCCACCCGGTATGTGGTGAAGGTCTACCGGCCTTTGGTACTAACGTGCTGATGAACATTATTAATGAAGCCGGTACTCTGCCTGTACGTAACTTTAGTAATAACGGTCGCTTTGATTTAGCCAATAATGTGGGCGGTGAAACTCTGGCTGAAGTAGCCAAGGCTCGTGGTGGTAAAGCTACCCACGCTTGTCACCCCGGTTGTGTCATGCGCTGCTCCAACGTATATCCCATGCCCGACGGTAAGGTCTGCTCCCCCATCGAGTATGAAACCGCTTGGTGCTTTGGTCCTAACTTGGAAATCAGTGATCTGGATGTAGTGGCTAAACTGAACTACCTCTGCAATGATATTGGTCTGGACACCATTGAAATGGGTGTTGCTTTAGGCGTATTAATGGAAGCGGGTGTAATTCCCTTTGGTGATGCCGAGGCTGCCATTAAAGCTTTAGAAGAAGTTGGTCAAGGTACTCCCGCTGGCCGTATTTTAGGTAATGGTGCTGTCTTCGTAGGTAAAGCCTATGGTGTAACCCGTGTTCCTGCTGTAAAGGGCCAGGGTATCCCTGCTTATGATCCCAGATCCTGCAAAGGTAACGGTGTTACCTACGCCACCACTCCCATGGGCGGCGACCATACTGCCGGTTATGCTGTAACTGCTAACATTCTGAAGGTTGGTGGCTTTGTGGATCCCACTAAAGCTGAAGGTCAAGTGGATCTGTCCAGAAACCTCCAGATTGCCACCGCTGCAGTAGATTCCACCGGTCTGTGCCTGTTTGTAGCCTTTGCCGTACTGGATAATCCCGAAGGTCTGCCCACCGTGGTAGAAATGCTCAATGCTCAGTATGGTTTAAATTTAACTGTTGATGATGTAACTAAGCTTGGTCAGAGCGTCCTGAAGAACGAACGCGAATTTAACGCTAAGGCCGGTTTCACCAGCGCTGATGATCGTCTGCCGGAGTTCTTCTATTCTGAAAAGCTGGCTCCTCATAACACCGTATTTGATATTAGCGATGAGGAATTAGATTCGGTATTTAATTTCTAG
- a CDS encoding MoaD/ThiS family protein has product MIVLGTIELRGFAKLYHVFKEKGLGFPEYYEVNDGITGKQLIQDLGLRPEDVEAIMVNGCVFNMKNLIKPGDRVAILPPGTPGPYRVILGIVNQEKE; this is encoded by the coding sequence GTGATTGTCTTGGGGACTATTGAATTAAGAGGTTTTGCTAAATTGTATCATGTTTTTAAAGAAAAGGGACTAGGTTTTCCTGAATACTACGAAGTAAATGATGGTATTACAGGCAAGCAGTTGATCCAAGATTTAGGCCTGCGTCCGGAAGATGTGGAAGCCATAATGGTAAATGGTTGTGTCTTTAACATGAAGAATTTAATTAAACCCGGAGACAGGGTAGCTATTTTACCTCCGGGCACACCGGGTCCTTACCGGGTTATCCTGGGCATTGTCAATCAGGAAAAAGAATAA
- a CDS encoding sigma-54-dependent transcriptional regulator codes for MGDHVPGILIIDDEQHVGTFFSRLLRDKGYRLGVASSGAQAYELIERARFNVAMVDLKLPDADGLSLLQHIKKEQPQCEVIIMTGYSTTRTAVKAIQYGAFDYIEKPFDDIALVEQLIEKALSFGKTAGQPGKSHSWSKVAEEIGFQVGTTPQMIKLVSIAERIATKDINVLIHGETGTGKEVLAKFIHAASHRADKPFLAINCGALPENLLESELFGHERGSFTGASVQRKGIFELANNGTLFLDEIGEASLSIQVKLLRVLETGEFLRVGGEKPVKTNVRIIAATNVDLEEAVSQKAFREDLFYRLDVIRLELPPLRERKEDIPQLVEYFMQRYFERTSSPLPIFSPSCMESMMNYHWPGNIRELANSVEQALALCDGNTILPEHLAGKFNGLALVGSKEDSREQQPLPSPGSDSLNISVEELAKLEDEKLIEMFKRVENLRLSLRRIMARKGLTSSFPVSMQEMEAQAIKETLDFYNGNVSMTARVLGIGRNTLYRKAKEYNINIL; via the coding sequence GTGGGCGACCACGTGCCAGGCATTCTAATCATTGACGATGAACAACACGTAGGCACCTTTTTTAGCCGACTGTTACGTGATAAGGGTTATCGTTTGGGTGTAGCCAGTTCCGGTGCCCAGGCCTATGAACTAATTGAACGGGCTAGATTTAACGTTGCCATGGTTGATTTAAAATTGCCGGACGCCGATGGGCTTAGTTTATTACAACACATCAAGAAAGAACAGCCCCAGTGCGAAGTAATCATCATGACAGGTTACAGCACCACCCGTACCGCTGTCAAAGCCATTCAGTACGGTGCCTTTGATTATATCGAAAAACCCTTTGATGATATTGCCCTGGTGGAACAGTTAATTGAAAAGGCACTTTCCTTTGGTAAGACAGCAGGACAGCCGGGAAAAAGCCACAGTTGGTCAAAGGTGGCAGAAGAAATTGGCTTTCAGGTGGGCACAACCCCCCAAATGATTAAACTGGTGTCCATTGCCGAACGCATAGCCACCAAGGATATCAACGTTTTAATCCATGGTGAAACAGGTACGGGCAAGGAGGTACTGGCTAAGTTTATCCATGCCGCCAGCCATCGCGCGGATAAACCCTTTTTAGCCATAAACTGTGGAGCATTGCCGGAAAACCTATTAGAAAGTGAACTCTTTGGCCATGAAAGGGGTTCCTTTACCGGGGCCAGTGTACAAAGGAAAGGTATTTTTGAACTGGCCAATAACGGAACGCTATTTTTAGATGAAATTGGCGAAGCCAGTTTATCCATTCAAGTAAAGCTTTTACGAGTGTTGGAGACCGGCGAGTTTTTACGGGTGGGCGGTGAAAAACCGGTTAAAACCAATGTGAGAATTATTGCCGCCACCAACGTGGATCTGGAGGAAGCTGTTAGCCAAAAGGCTTTCCGCGAGGACTTGTTTTATCGCTTGGACGTAATTCGGCTAGAATTGCCTCCCCTGAGGGAGAGAAAAGAAGATATTCCTCAATTGGTAGAGTATTTTATGCAGCGTTATTTTGAGCGAACCTCCAGCCCTTTGCCAATCTTTTCTCCTTCTTGTATGGAAAGTATGATGAATTATCATTGGCCTGGTAATATACGGGAATTAGCTAACTCGGTAGAACAGGCTTTAGCCCTATGTGATGGCAACACTATCCTGCCGGAACACCTGGCCGGCAAGTTCAACGGACTGGCATTGGTCGGCAGCAAGGAGGATAGCCGTGAACAGCAGCCCTTGCCCAGCCCTGGTAGCGATTCCCTTAACATATCGGTGGAGGAGTTGGCAAAGCTAGAGGATGAGAAACTAATAGAAATGTTTAAGCGAGTAGAAAATCTTCGACTTTCATTACGAAGAATCATGGCCCGGAAGGGACTTACTTCTTCTTTTCCTGTTTCTATGCAAGAAATGGAGGCTCAGGCTATCAAAGAAACCCTCGATTTTTATAATGGCAACGTCAGTATGACCGCACGGGTGTTGGGTATTGGCAGAAACACACTCTACCGGAAAGCCAAAGAATACAATATCAATATCCTTTAA
- a CDS encoding GAF domain-containing sensor histidine kinase, with product MIDDKLSIIQNLTGVNSSKLNYYLEVQRSNEQIKIQINRLKILHQLIKDINIDMSLSDIVERVYDRLPQAVPCSFLGLALAEGERLVMTAAIPINASLGQPLPKTSVLWQSYTGCQRLLYNINTNPEYICQLVNEQDPLEGWGLKSVAIVPLLVRQKVIGVLIVGDKQSFTYGDSELNFIEQLADQLAICIENARLYKEVSKAKQEWEATFKGVPDPIFLVDKSYNILRHNQRISDVALAAGESGEKTKCYRVLWNRSTPCESCSLQEVHQTGRGVYRQIQNEGAVFDAFYYPLVDSAGEIYAVILHMKDVTNKVKMEAQLMHSTKLVAIGEMAVGVAHELNSPMTVIIGTAQMMQRDMGKDDPRLEWLDDIISCGMRCKKIIQNLLSFSRQGQFSFNKTNVNEQVEKVLSLIHYQINRNSIRIVKDLDPALPLIMANGHQLQQVVINLLLNARDALEECEGEKIIHIATYVQEQKWVVISVKDNGCGIEPANLTKIFNPFYTSKEASKGTGLGLSVSLGIAQSHGGTLEVESQPGVGSTFKFKLPLISNGGEY from the coding sequence ATGATTGACGATAAACTCTCAATAATACAGAATCTCACCGGGGTAAACTCTTCTAAACTTAATTATTATTTAGAAGTTCAACGTTCCAATGAGCAAATCAAAATCCAGATCAACCGTTTGAAAATATTACACCAATTAATTAAAGACATTAATATAGATATGTCCCTCTCCGATATTGTGGAAAGGGTCTATGACCGTTTGCCTCAGGCGGTTCCCTGTAGCTTTTTAGGTTTAGCCTTGGCCGAGGGAGAACGTTTGGTGATGACGGCGGCTATTCCCATTAATGCCAGTTTAGGCCAGCCCCTGCCCAAGACCTCGGTACTGTGGCAGTCCTATACCGGCTGTCAGCGTTTGCTCTATAACATCAATACTAATCCGGAATATATCTGCCAACTGGTGAATGAACAGGATCCGCTGGAGGGTTGGGGCCTTAAATCCGTGGCCATTGTACCCCTGCTGGTGCGGCAAAAGGTTATTGGTGTGCTAATTGTTGGTGATAAGCAATCCTTCACCTATGGCGATTCGGAATTAAACTTTATTGAACAATTGGCAGACCAATTGGCTATCTGCATTGAAAATGCCAGATTATACAAAGAGGTTTCCAAAGCAAAACAAGAATGGGAGGCCACCTTCAAGGGAGTGCCGGATCCCATTTTCCTGGTTGATAAAAGTTACAATATTTTAAGACACAACCAAAGAATTTCGGATGTTGCTTTGGCAGCTGGGGAGTCTGGTGAAAAAACCAAGTGTTATAGAGTTCTCTGGAACCGTTCCACTCCCTGTGAGAGTTGCTCACTGCAAGAGGTGCACCAGACCGGCAGGGGTGTCTACCGCCAAATTCAAAATGAAGGGGCAGTATTTGACGCCTTTTATTACCCACTGGTGGATAGTGCCGGGGAAATTTATGCCGTTATTCTGCATATGAAAGATGTAACCAATAAGGTTAAAATGGAAGCTCAATTAATGCATTCCACTAAACTGGTGGCCATTGGCGAAATGGCGGTCGGTGTTGCCCATGAACTAAACAGCCCCATGACGGTAATTATTGGCACAGCCCAAATGATGCAGCGAGATATGGGCAAGGATGACCCAAGGTTAGAGTGGCTGGATGACATTATTTCCTGCGGTATGCGGTGTAAAAAAATCATCCAAAACTTACTTTCCTTCTCCCGCCAGGGACAGTTCTCCTTTAACAAAACCAATGTCAACGAACAGGTGGAAAAGGTTCTCAGCCTAATCCATTATCAAATAAACCGCAATAGCATCCGGATAGTTAAAGACTTAGATCCTGCCTTACCCCTCATTATGGCCAATGGACATCAGTTGCAACAGGTGGTGATTAACCTCCTGCTTAATGCCAGGGATGCCTTGGAGGAATGCGAGGGAGAAAAGATAATTCACATTGCCACTTACGTGCAGGAGCAAAAATGGGTGGTGATTTCGGTTAAGGATAATGGCTGTGGTATTGAGCCGGCTAATTTAACTAAAATATTTAACCCCTTTTACACCAGTAAAGAGGCCAGTAAAGGAACCGGATTGGGGCTTTCTGTCAGTCTGGGCATTGCCCAGTCCCACGGAGGAACCCTGGAAGTAGAAAGTCAGCCTGGGGTAGGCAGTACCTTTAAATTTAAGTTACCACTTATTAGTAACGGAGGTGAATACTAG